Part of the Hevea brasiliensis isolate MT/VB/25A 57/8 chromosome 16, ASM3005281v1, whole genome shotgun sequence genome is shown below.
ttataaGGATAATTTTAGAAatagaattttataaaaatgtGACGTTATTTATTCAAACTGCTTCTTAAAACTTGTGCAAAATGGAACCAAGATAAACAATATGAGGTGGTGGGAGTGAGCAACCTGTCCATGGGATGGAATGTAACCTTTGTTAGTTTTTTGAACTTTAAATAGTTTGAGGACTTGGTATAATATGTGGTTTTTATTTTTCAGAACAGCAGTGTAAGGTATCTGCCTGGGTTTGGTCCCACTGTTCCTCAAGAGTGCAGTGACTGTGGGAAGAAATTTAACATGGGTGGACCAATATGGTCTGCTTCTATTCATGATCAAGAATGGGTAACTTCCATAGTAGAAGGTGTAAAATCTATGAAGGACCAGTATCCTGCTTATGATCACATCTCTGCAGTATTGACAACAATATCTGAGGTTTGTTCTCTTAGTTTGTTCGCATTTTTCTGTGTCGATGTTAAATATCCCCTTATTTTGTACATATGCAaaccaaaaatttattggaagattTTCGTTCACATTTATTTTGCTGAAATAGAAACAAAGGCCAAGGTTCAATTATTGCTAAAATGGATGTTCTTATTCCCATGGTGTACTTTTTGCAGGAATTGCCTGATGTTCCTCTCTTTTTGAGTCTGCACAACCTCTGTGCAACACTAAAGTGCACTTCCCCACAGGCAGTAATCTTCCGTTCTGCCGTGATCAATGCAGGATATCGTATCTCTGGAACACATGTGAATCCATTGGGTTTAAAATCAGATGCTCCCATGGATGTCATTTGGGATATAATGAGATGCTGGGTAAGGACTCATTTGCAAGGTCCACCTTTATCACGTGTAATAGTTAAGAAGTTCATAATTTAATCAAGCTCTCTGCTATCTCATCTTTGCCTGCTGTTAAAACATTGTGAAATTATGGATCATGGTCTTTCACGTAGGTCAAAATCCATCCTGTGAAAGCTCAAGCACCTGATCAACCAGGAAGCGTGATACTTGCAAAAGAACCAGTTCTTCAAGTACGTTTTACTTCTGCAATTAcagattttataaaaaaaaaaaaattgttagcaTTTCATTCATGCTGGTGCAGACCAAATCTATAAAAGGCGAACCAAATTAGGTCAATATGTTTGTGCACATGCACTTATGTATCGTATGTATATGGCGTGTGCCTGAATTCTCTAGCTCTTATTTTTTTGCAGGCAAATTTTGCTCGTGCTGTTGCATCTCTCAGCAAGGCACAAGCCAAGAAGGTTGCTCGGTTCCTTCCAAATCCTGAAAGGCATTGGGGGCCAAAACTTAGGGCAGGTCGTCAAATTACGAGGAAACATGTCTCGCTTTTGGGTCCAGAGGCTGTGAATGGACATCTTAACCATGAAAACGGCGGAGAACCTGAAGCCAAGCGTCAAAAAActgaggaaatggaggcttctaTGTCAATTTCATGAGAATGGAGCTGTTTTATAGTACTAAACCTGAACTGGTCCATTGTCAGAATAGATTTTCTGCTGAGAGAAGGCCTCATACACCCCCCAAGTAatgaaatttaatgaaatttcaaAATGCCATTGAAGTTGACAACTGTGGCAGAACTAGCAGCAATCTTGCgccaattttgagtttgatgaAAGATGTTATTTGTTTCATGCTATTAATATTTATTGACTTGCTATTTTGTTGTGACCATTTGCCTTTTTTGTTACCCTTATGAAAGATCAAAGGATATTCAAGTTGAGGAATGTTATTAACATTTTTTCGTACTTTCATTTAACTAGAAACCTTTGTATTaacgttttatttttttttattaaataatgtgagaatttgtaaaataaaattagcaGAAATTTTATAAACGAAAAATCTTAAATATAGTAGGAaatcaattgaattttttttatactcGATTATGGTTAGGATATTATGGCTTCTGGGGCTGTTTTGCCTTTTATCACTTTAGCCTGTTTTGTTTATTATTTACGGGTTACTAGATAAGCATTGTTATGTGTTAGTGACCGAAGAGACACCAATCACCCCACAGTCCACTAGTCAAAATGGTTTGTGTGAGTGGAAAAAGGCTTTTATCAttcataatttttcagtattattattattaggaatCATGTTGCCAACACACAAGACGAGCATCGTTGCTCAATGACTAAAAACTAAGGCCCAGAACAGAAAAGAAGATAAGGATAAAGAACTAGATTTCTGGACTGCTATTAagatgtattttttttatttgctgaAATGTTCATGACCAGaagttaaatgaaaaataaaataaaattacaagtCCTGATCCAAGCATTTGACCACACTGGTCAGGAATAAAGATACAATGACTAAAAAGTATAAAGTTCACTTCTGTTTCTTCTCAGGGTAAtggtatttaaattaataatttccaAAAGAAAAATGGCaataatcaaaatttcaattatgCTTTTCCGTTGGCTACTTAGGCAGAAGCTCCAGATGGGTTAAGCTCATCCCAGGCCTCAATCCAAGTGACCATGGCATCTGCAAGCTTATCGAAGTAAGGATCAACCTTGCTAAGCTTTTCCTTAACCTGCTTGGACAGTTCAATGTAGCACTTTTGAACAGTAGTGCAATCTTTGGGAAGTGTGGCAGCTTGGAAGAATGGAATGATCTCTTCCTGCCAAAAGATGCCCTTGTACTCCTTCCTTAGGTTAACAAATGGGTTGCTTGCCTTGCTGTGATAGATGTAGGGCAGACCAGTCTTGATTCCTAGTCCCAAATGGTCACAGATAACCTACAAATTAATCATCAACTAACTGCTGTTAGGATTCAAATATGCAGATGTGTTTAGTTATAACATTGTTTTAAGGATTCTTAAAACCTGACTACCTAGATTGAATAAGGTAACAGAAATTGAGGGGGAAGAAACTTACCTTTGTGCACCAGCCAGCCCACATATCGTCATAGCGACCAATTGGCTGACCATCACCCATAAGACCAAAGTACATTGCAGGGCCAATCAACTCACGGTCAAATGCCAAATTCATACCACACATAGGGAACAGGGTACCCTTTGGAATTGTCAAAACAGCATCCACATACCTAATAAAATATAAGCATAATGAAAGGATACAAAGGTCATTTGCTATTCATGCATGATGAAAGGATACAAAGGCCATTTGCTATTCATGAATCAATCATGTTACCTTGTGTTCCTCTCCAGAGGCTTGACAAGCTGAGTAGGTGCATCATAATCAGGGATGTTGAGCCATAGGCCATGAGAAACAGCAGTATGGACACCCTCACGAAGGCTGAAAGGGTATCCACGAACAAAATCTGCACCTTCTCTGTAAGGATCATAAAGGGTATTGAAGAAAAAGGGAGTCGATGGGGAGAGAAGGTTCTTGATGTGCTGCTCAAGTGCATTGATTGGCTTGCCAGAAGGATCCTTAGCAACCTAATAATATTGTCAACAGTTAAACACATATGCTGATGTATAAAAATCCCAACAAGTCATAGATAAGTAATTATGCAAGGCCAACTGGTTAAACACTTATCCAAAGGATATCTTTTTTATTATTAGCCGCCTGAATATGGAGAGGTACTTCCATAGAACAAGGGTAACAAAATACTTGCAATAAACTTCCATCATAGCTACCATGTGATAATCTAATATATTCATAGGGTTATCAAGATATTAATGATCCTAAATCTCCTCTCAACTACAATTAACTGTTGACCATTCACTTTGGGAGGGTTTTCTGGTGGAGGGTCATCGATTTTAACTTTAAAATCCAATGTCACGTTTATAGTTTATTCCCACATAGGACCCACCAACCAAAACGAGGAAGGACCAAAGCTTCATCATACAATTCAATCATTTAATAGATGAGAATTTGCAGCTTTAGATCACATTGGAACCAATTTTTTATCAATAACAAATACATTTAACTATGAACTGTCATCTGCACCATTTCCATGTATTAATTCGTATTTTCATAGCTGATACGAACTGTCCAGCGGAAGTGGATTCTATTTGCAATTTcaagaaataatttttaataaaggtGCAGAAATAGATGAAGacctatttttcaaaaaaaactcTGTTTTAGCTAGTTATTTTTTGAAGAAAGACGCCGATTACCGTAACAGAGAAGATGTGCAGATCAAAATCATGCAACAGGTACAGAAATAGCACGCAAAATCACCGAGGGGGAAAAAAACAATGTACTAAGACAAACAAGATCCGAAATCAGCGACACCCATATCACCTAATAGATCAAaccaatttaaattataaaacgaAGTATAGAGATCTATAATCTGACAAGAAAAACGAAAACCCAGATGCAGACATAAAAGAAAATGTAAAAGAAAAGAAGTGTAGCAGATCAAGAGAGCTTACAAAGCAATCATCATCAATAGTGAAGATATACTTCTTCTTGGAAACCATGTAGCCAAAGCAGCGACAAGCGGAGTCCTTGAAGGAGATACAAGAGGCCTTAGGACCAAGAATCCTGTTAATGTCATTCCTATTATATAGCTCATAGTCAAAACCATCAGGGACAGTTATGGTCTTTGAAGGATCGCCATCTTGCACAATGATAAGATGGTAAGGTTGAAAAAAAGGCCTCCACATTTCCAAGAAATCGAGGTTCCTTATTGTGGGAATCACAATATCAAGCTCATCCTTCAACAAAGGCACTACCTTTGTAGCTGCATGAGTATCGGTTGCAGGTTCTACCATTTTTGAAAAACAGAGCATGTATTTGAGAGAGAAGGACCGGTGAGCGAATGTGATCGGAGGACAAGAGGACTGTGGGGGGATATATATACTGAGGTATTATGAGTGGCACGTGCGAAGGAGGAAAAAGCGGCACTAGTAGAGGAAGATGAGTAGGAGACGTGTCTGAGCTTTCCTGGTAATGTGACTTGTTCAAAGGATAGGGTCGAACTCCAAGGTGTAGGAGGagactttttatttaatttttaatattttttaaaaaaataaaaaaattaaattaaaaaaaattcagcttttaattatttatttatttattattaatttaaaattttttgtattTATTTGTAAGAAATTAGGTGAAAATATGAAGGTGGGATGTCTAAAAAATTTAACCATTTTTTAATTCTGtaatttttgggtaaatattctgtaaattttgttaaaagATAACAACTATGAAAAATCAATCCGTAAATATAATcatgaataatatttttaaattgcaattaaaaataaaacatttTTAAAATAGATCAAGGATTGAATTAGATTTCATTTGAGATTGCAATtagaacataaaaaaaaataatttgagaatattttttaaaaaaatttgtttcaataatttgaaaaaaataattttaaaaagtttaTGAAGTTATTAAGACTAAGATGTATTAAATTTAACaacaataataacaataactaagtTTTCATtcagttataaatttttttttattaaattatatttaaaatcaatttcatattactgtataaaaattataaaatttttaatattatttctttctatattaataaatcttttttttaaataaagaataTTATGTTATTGTGGTTTTAACTTGGAAACtatttcaaaacatatttaaaaaaaattgatttttaatgataaaataattaataatttattaaaattattctaAATGCATATCAGTTCAGTTTTGAAAAATCTCTACCATTAATATGCCAACCAAGACTAATATTGTTTTACCATTTTAATGGATTTGTTGCCATCTTTAAAATTGGTAGTTAATtggtttttaatatatatatatatatatatattggtaaaaaaaataataataaatagcaTCCCCATTTGTCCATTAATGCACTTTACTTGAGTTTTTGGCGACGCCACGTGCAGCTTACCATCTGTACGTGGATTTCAGGCCAAACGCATAAAGGTAATTCAATAATGCAAAcccaattttatataaaaataaatttattaattattaaattaaatatttactttaaaatttatatatatttaatatataataagtgtatgaatttaaatataaaatattgaatttataatAATCACACTTGTGTAATTTTTATACTATCACAGAAAGTACTCTCTTTTTTAGGAAAAAATGGcctttcaaattaattaaattaatttgttgCTTCTTAAGAGCGGTAAAATGAAAAAACGATGCTAGGCTTTGTTTAATTCAAATAGTTTACTTCTTAGAAAATTCACTTTTTACAAGATAATTTAATTAGGCTGAGTGAACAAGTTATTTATTGAGAAGTGAATGAATTAAGAGAGTGTTTGATTTGATTTATAAGTAAAAAGTCGTAAGTAAATTAATGTtttgtttaatttataaattaaaaaaattgctaaaaataaattaaaaattatatataaggaTATCTTACTTATGACTTATCTActtatttcaaaattaatttttaaccaAATAAAAAACTATATCatcctaataatttttaaaaatattaatattatactcattttaataattatagtgTTTAATTATATATcttttttagtaattttaataaattaaactacTTTTAAATACCATTTAATCaatcacttaaattaattaaatattatttttaagtaattttatcaaacaagtaatttcttatttttaatttgattaataaattaaaaaatatattttaagtcaAAAGTTAAAATTAAGTAGTAAAACTAAACACCTTATAAGAATTTTAACTTATCTATAAGTTAAGGATAACGTCTGACCAAATAAGCTGCATGCTTGATAATATCTAACCAAATAAGCCAAATTTTAGCATTTCATAAGAACTTGAAGTTCCTAAGTTGAGTTACAACATCTTAGTCTCCTAATTGCTTTTGAAGTTTCCtcttaaattatttatttgatttttatttcaaaatagaAGAAATCAATTTTTATCTTTGTATATGCTTTAAATTTCTCATTTAACAAAATAGAAAATTACACAAAAGAACAAATTACATTAAGAGCAATTTCAAATAGGGGTGAGCATTAAGTTAATTGaattgaatcgaattaaatttttaactaattaaattattaactGATTCTAAAAATATTAATCTAACCAAATTGAAATTAAGAGAAAACTAAAATTAATCAATATCAAAAATATTCTGGTGGTTATTGGTTATAACCAAATTAatcgaaaaaataaaaaatatattttatattatttaataaaatattaataaaaatatattatattctctttttgtttataaaaaataataaatataatttagtattaataagataataattataagttaaatattattataaaatcataaaaataataattataaataatataatattaataaaattgtcacgacccaacctatgggccggaccggcactaggacctgggccagcctaaagcccccgaggcccgtagtaagcctaactgttcatttacccaatgctgaggcccatttgggcccaatttcaagaaaacaaatggacagagtccggccataaaatggacttaccaacggggagttttcgactcacccgacctgtaaacacaatatatagttatttggggagctcagctcaccctccacatactcatcaacataaaataaatgggagctcagctccctcatccaatccatcaaacaagcatagcatatttagtttacaggtccaacatgataataatattacagaccaaattcaaataattactgctaacacatgcggaaattctaggagtaattaaaattacacaatattgataaacaacctgcgaggtagaaaagcaggttaacccagaacaaaatatcctcctgtggcctgtaaaaatttttgaacaggagtgagcgttcgactcagagagtaaaatatcaattttaaccataatctctataactatctataactaatgcaccctgtagagtgaaatgcaatatcaacatcatattcacatcatagcatcaaaaaggtaatttggagcactcacacaccctgtagcatcaatcataatatattgggagctgatcccctatacagctctcttaaatccaacctggtgccagcgaagaactcaagccggactttcgcttaataaaccaaatcgagggtcccagcgaagaactcaagccgtgactacccctcgaaggaacgggtcccagcgaagaactcaagccgtgactaccccgtcctatccatagtccacaccacatcacacgcacgccaacgcacgcacactgctccaaattaccacaacaacactcatggcacattaacagttatgaatgcaacataattcgtgcctagagtttaactacataaatatatgcatataagtgatgcatgggcatgttgaacatataataatatcgaaattacaattaaaattaatattttactcacaaacttgacgacaaattactgtggcggctgggcggaggaagaaggtcagctcacacgacaatcatattacaattatttaatacaatcgactcaatacaaacaaagaaaaaccaattacgtcctaagtcgtgcgaaaatcccagagtctccctatacctaggacctacccaactgcaaaagggctaaaaacgcacttctatactcacaatccatacatcaacagttcaatcatatcacacagcccctcccgcccatcaaatcgacattcatcacaatacgcaaaatttcaattttgtccTTATTatagatcatttttgcaaaaattactcaaacaagctctaaaaattataaaactttgcccatggtccttagcaatattactaagctattgcaaaagaatcgtaattttctaagctaccacgaatattttatggatttttaatcctatttaagcactagaaaattacgtaaaaacaaggttgggtttacctttgcagATTTCGACTTGAACGCGCtggggcgtcgacaatggggctagccaaaacctcggcccaattcgagacttttccgttTAGCAGCCGAAATTTGCGGACTCGATcaagccgaatttccgcgaatcgagaatacctacgaagcccataacacgggttagtacataaatttttcagaattttctaagctcatttaatgctcgaaaatacaccgcGGTTCAGGACCCaccaaaaacggtgtcggaaaaattcgaaatttatgtcgttgcaaagctctcgacgaatggagcgtctttggtggcctcggtttctcgtgggattcacggttttagaaatctagcccgaaagtcgaaataggctaaaatcttcccgagctaaaatcggacaatccgctccatggatttcggcgttcttggtgtctatggaaagctctcgccgagtagatgattttggacacaagacccggtctaattggtggccggatcggccggatttgggcgTTCAAGCGCGATTTTCCGTGGCTGGTCAAggcggagaggagagagaaacgagagagaaaagagagagggacgacgcgcggagaagaaaaaggaagaaggaaaaggggtccgattcgaccgtccgatccggtccggtcgattcgaatacaaaattttgaatttttactgaccaaacgaggtccaaaaattcaaaaattccataaaactcaaaaatcgtagactccaaatatatttttagttttgccacgtggtctttaaattaatttttaaaaatcatcaaagtttatattttcggaaaatcgaacccgatttttaaaattcgaaaaatctcaaaaaaattcctaaaatccaaataaaattaaaataccaaaaatactcataaataataaaattttggggtgttacattcttccccccttacagaaaattcgttctcgaatttttacacaaggcagaataaagcacatgattatacattgaacaaataagggtacttgctacgcatgtcccgttctgactcccaggtgcactcttccaccgactgactcctccacaaaaccttaaccatagggatctgttttgatctcagctgtctcacttggtagtccactatggctacaggctgctcttcaaatgtcaaattttcttttagctctatcacatccggctgtagtacatgagaaggatcaggaatgtatttcctgagcatggagatgtgaaacacggggtgaacgtgagaaaggttgggtggtagctccaaccgtaggcaatcgctccaactctatcggtaacctcaaaaggtccgatataccgaggtgccaacttgcccttcttccgaatctcatgactcccttcattggagataccttcagaatacatagtcgccatcgcaaactccacatccctccgtctcgtgcataactcttacgccaaaGTCAATCGTTCGATTAAGGGAACCATCTCAAGTGTACTGCACtgtgtctacatcatgcaccttcgcttccccatttctgtccaacacagagagacctacactttcttccatatagtgcctcatagggtgccatccctatctttggagtggtaatcgttgttgtaggtaaactccaccaaagctagctcatcccattgacctccaaaatccaaaacactcatgcgaagcatatcttccgatgtttggattgtcctttgtccgtctgcgagggtggaaagccgtctcaagttcaatcaggtgccaagtgcctcctgcaactttctccaaaaccgagaagtgaatcgggCCTCTATCGAGATATTatgggaactccatgcaatcgactatttctcgaatgtagagcgggcATACCGTGCCACgcagtatgta
Proteins encoded:
- the LOC110672371 gene encoding UDP-arabinopyranose mutase 1, producing MLCFSKMVEPATDTHAATKVVPLLKDELDIVIPTIRNLDFLEMWRPFFQPYHLIIVQDGDPSKTITVPDGFDYELYNRNDINRILGPKASCISFKDSACRCFGYMVSKKKYIFTIDDDCFVAKDPSGKPINALEQHIKNLLSPSTPFFFNTLYDPYREGADFVRGYPFSLREGVHTAVSHGLWLNIPDYDAPTQLVKPLERNTRYVDAVLTIPKGTLFPMCGMNLAFDRELIGPAMYFGLMGDGQPIGRYDDMWAGWCTKVICDHLGLGIKTGLPYIYHSKASNPFVNLRKEYKGIFWQEEIIPFFQAATLPKDCTTVQKCYIELSKQVKEKLSKVDPYFDKLADAMVTWIEAWDELNPSGASA